From Coturnix japonica isolate 7356 chromosome 1, Coturnix japonica 2.1, whole genome shotgun sequence, the proteins below share one genomic window:
- the PWP2 gene encoding periodic tryptophan protein 2 homolog: MKFAYRFSGLLGTVYRRGNLNFTRDGSCLISPVGNRISLFDLKNNKCETFPLATRLNIVCVALSPDGSLAILVDEEGAALLISLIGKSVIHQFHFHKPVHSVSFSPDGKKFVITKDNVALMYHAPGKKREFNAFVLDKTYFGPYDETTCIDWTDDSKCFAIGSKDMSTWVFGAERWANLIYYSLGGHKDVIVACFFEEDSLDLYTVSRDGALCVWQCDTELDGLKPMPPKEVRQKNSVKDDDGFLEEPKGEEIRGKTNPNEQEMREKVKYTRVAKYFFNKEGDFNNLTSAAYHKKTHLLVTGFASGIFHLHELPDFNLIHSLSISDQRIASISINSTGDWIAFGCSGLGQLLVWEWQSESYVLKQQGHFNSMVSLAYSPDGQYIVTGGEDGKVKVWNTSSSFCFVTFTEHSSGVTAVTFTSSGYVILSASLDGTVRAFDLHRYRNFRTFTSPRPSQFSCLAVDSSGEIVSAGSQDSFEIFIWSMQSGRLLDVLSGHEGPISSLSFNPMKCVLASGSWDKTVKLWDMLDSWRTKETLMLNSDVLVVAFRPDGKELAVASLNGQITFWDHENAVQVGSIEGRHDLQMGRKELDKITAKQSAKGKSFTTLCYSADGQSILAGGLSKFVCIYNVKEQILMKKFEISCNFSLDAMEEYLDRRKMTEFGSMALIDEGAGDEDGVAIPLPGVKTGDMSSRHFKPEIRVTCLRFSPTGRSWTATTTEGLLIYSLDAGLFFDPFELDIDVTPSNIRKKLHQKEYTVAIVMALKLNEKKLIQEVIEAIPGNEVDVVCSSLPDLYVEKVLEFLASAFEISCHLEFYLIWAHKLLMLHGQKLKTRSQKLLPMIQFLQKSIQRHFEDVSKLCEWNIYNIKYALAISQQRGVKRVAEASVDEEDMESDSDYLMQEVHNDNFSS, from the exons ATGAAGTTCGCATACCGG TTCTCCGGCCTACTGGGCACCGTGTACCGCCGCGGGAACCTCAACTTCACCCGCGATGGCAGCTGCCTCATTAGCCCCGTCGGGAACAGGATCTCTCTCTTCGATCTGAAGAA TAATAAATGTGAAACGTTCCCACTGGCCACACGGCTCAACATTGTGTGTGTGGCGCTCTCTCCGGATGGAAGCCTTGCCATCCTTGTTGATGAAG AGGGAGCTGCCTTGCTCATCAGTTTGATCGGTAAATCTGTGATACATCAATTTCATTTCCACAAGCCAGTGCACAGTGTCTCCTTTTCCCCTGATGGCAA GAAGTTTGTGATTACGAAAGACAATGTTGCTCTTATGTACCATGCTCCTGGGAAGAAACGAGAATTCAATGCATTTGTTCTGGACAAAACTTACTTTGGTCCATACGATGAAACAACTTGTATTGACTGGACTGATGATTCCAA gtgttttGCAATTGGAAGCAAGGACATGTCTACGTGGGTGTTTGGAGCAGAGCGATGGGCAAACTTGATATATTACTCACTTGGTGGGCATAAGGATGTAATAGTAGCCTGCTTTTTTGAGGAGGACAGTCTCGAT cTATACACAGTTAGCCGGGATGGAGCTCTCTGTGTGTGGCAGTGTGACACAGAGCTTGATGGTCTGAAGCCCATGCCCCCTAAAGAAGTTAGGCAAAAGAACAGTGTAAAAGATGATGATGGATTTCTTGAAGAACCCAAGGGTGAAGAAATTCGTGGAAAAACCAATCCAAATGAGCAGGAGATGAGAGAGAAGGTTAAATATACACGTGTGGCAAA GTATTTTTTCAATAAAGAAGGAGATTTTAATAACCTGACATCCGCAGCTTATCACAAGAAAACACACCTGCTGGTCACTGGTTTTGCTTCTGGAATCTTTCACCTCCACGAGCTTCCGGATTTCAATCTGATACATTCCTTGAG tatTTCAGACCAACGGATTGCTTCTATTTCTATCAACTCTACCGGTGACTGGATCGCTTTTGGATGTTCAG GTTTGGGTCAGCTCCTGGTGTGGGAATGGCAGAGCGAGTCCTACGTGCTGAAACAGCAGGGCCACTTCAACAGCATGGTTTCATTGGCTTATTCTCCAGATGGGCAATACATAGTAACTGGAGGAGAGGATGGGAAA GTGAAAGTGTGGAACACTTcaagcagtttttgttttgtcactTTTACTGAACACAGCAGTGGCGTAACTGCTGTAACTTTTACTTCCAGTGGTTATGTAATTCTGAGTGCTTCCTTGGATGGAACAGTGCGAGCCTTTGATCTGCACAG GTACCGCAATTTCCGTACCTTTACTTCTCCACGACCAAGTCAGTTCTCTTGTTTGGCTGTGGACTCCAGTGGTGAGATTGTGTCAGCTGGTTCCCAGGATTCCTTTGAAATATTCATCTGGTCAATGCAGAGTGGGAGGCTGTTGGAT GTCTTATCAGGACACGAGGGCCCCATCAGCAGTTTGTCTTTTAACCCAATGAAGTGTGTTCTTGCTAGTGGCTCTTGGGATAAAACTGTCAAGTTATGGGATATGTTAGACAGCTGGAGAACTAAGGAGACGCTGATGTTGAACTCTGATG TACTTGTTGTTGCTTTCCGCCCTGATGGCAAGGAGCTTGCAGTTGCGTCTCTGAATGGACAGATAACATTTTGGGACCATGAAAATGCAGTCCAAGTTGGCTCAATTGAGGGAAGGCATGACCTTcaaatgggaaggaaggagcttGATAAAATAACAGCCAAACAATCAGCCAAAGGAAA ATCTTTTACCACTCTGTGCTACTCAGCAGATGGGCAATCCATTTTGGCAGGTGGATTGTCAAAATTTGTCTGCATTTATAATGTCAAAGAACAGATTCTTATGAAAAAATTCGAGATCTCCTGCAACTTTTCTTTAGATGCAATGGAG GAATACTTAGATCGGagaaaaatgactgaatttGGCAGCATGGCTCTGATCGATGAAGGTGCTGGAGATGAAGATGGTGTTGCTATTCCTCTTCCAGGAGTAAAAACAG GTGACATGAGTTCTCGACACTTCAAACCAGAAATAAGAGTAACTTGCCTGCGATTCTCTCCTACAG GACGAAGCTGGACAGCTACCACTACTGAGGGTCTTCTTATCTATTCACTGGATGCTGGGCTATTTTTTGATCCTTTTGAGCTGGATATTGATGTTACACCGAGCAATATACGCAAAAAGCTGCATCAGAAAGAATACACTGTGGCTATTGTCATGGCCCTTAAGTTGAATGAAAAGAAGTTAATTCAGGAGGTTATAGAAGCCATACCTGGTAATGAAG TTGATGTTGTCTGCTCATCGCTCCCAGATCTGTATGTGGAAAAGGTGTTGGAGTTTCTGGCCTCTGCCTTTGAGATATCTTGTCATTTAGAGTTCTACCTTATTTGGGCTCATAAGCTGCTCATGCTGCATGGACAGAAATTAAAAACCAG GTCACAGAAGCTGCTCCCCATGattcagtttcttcagaaaagcatcCAGCGTCACTTTGAAGATGTTTCCAAGCT CTGTGAATGGAATATCTACAATATCAAATACGCATTGGCCATTTCACAGCAGCGGGGCGTGAAGCGTGTGGCAGAAGCATCAGTAGATGAAGAAGACATGGAGTCTGACAGTGATTATCTTATGCAAGAAGTTCATAATGACAATTTCAGTTCCTAG
- the GATD3A gene encoding glutamine amidotransferase-like class 1 domain-containing protein 3A, mitochondrial, which produces MVLLASRGSPNTPAKGAAASGLGPPPAACPSPTPRSASCPASLRAAPAMLPARGPALCSALRRAAPCGFASFHCTARRPRGARVAVVLSGCGVYDGTEIHEASAVLVHLSRGGAEVQMYAPDVPQMHVVDHSKGQPAEAESRNVLVESARIARGKISNLAKLTTVDHDAVIFPGGFGAAKNLSTFAVDGKDCKVNREVERVLKDFHKAGKPIGLCCISPVLAAKVLSGAEVTVGHEEEEGGKWPYAGTAGAIKELGAKHCVKEVTEAHVDTKNKVVTTPAFMCETELHNIFDGIGAMVKNVLKLTGK; this is translated from the exons atggtcCTCCTCGCCTCCAGAGGGAGCCCCAACACCCCAGCCAAGGGCGCAGCGGCCTCCGGGCTTGGCCCACCCCCCGCGGCCTGCCCGTCTCCTACTCCGCGCTCCGCCAGTTGTCCGGCCTCGCTCCGAGCTGCCCCCGCCATGTTGCCCGCCCGCGGGCCGGCCCTGTGCTCCGCGCTGCGGCGGGCTGCGCCCTGCGGCTTCGCTTCCTTCCACTGCaccgcccgccgcccccgcgGAGCCCGCGTCGCTGTG GTCTTGTCTGGCTGTGGTGTCTATGATGGCACAGAAATCCACGAGGCTTCTGC cGTACTGGTACACCTTAGTCGTGGGGGAGCTGAGGTTCAGATGTATGCTCCTGATGTTCCTCAGATGCATGTTGTTGACCACAGTAAAGGACAACCAGCTGAAGCTGAGTCAAG GAATGTTTTAGTGGAATCTGCAAGGATCGCTCGTGGCAAAATCAGTAACCTGGCTAAACTTACAACAGTGGACCATGATGCTGTGATATTCCCTGGTGGATTTGGGGCTGCTAAAAACTT ATCTACGTTTGCTGTTGATGGGAAGGATTGCAAGGTGAACAGAGAAGTTGAGCGTGTCTTGAAAGACTTCCACAAAGCGGGCAAACCTATTGG TCTTTGCTGCATTTCACCTGTGTTGGCAGCCAAAGTTCTTTCTGGTGCTGAAGTAACTGTGGGCcatgaagaggaggaaggtggCAAGTGGCCTTATGCTGGAACGGCGGGTGCCATTAAAGAGCTGGGAGCAAAGCATTGTGTGAAGGAAGTAACT GAAGCTCACGTGgatacaaaaaacaaagtggTGACTACCCCAGCATTTATGTGTGAAACAGAATTACATAACATCTTTGATGGCATTGGGGCCATGGTGAAGAACGTGCTAAAATTAACTGGCAAATAA